A genomic segment from Coccinella septempunctata chromosome 3, icCocSept1.1, whole genome shotgun sequence encodes:
- the LOC123309714 gene encoding uncharacterized protein LOC123309714 has product MLIRDKFESRLNVSFANMKIFEILFLITLICTLSSTQRCIFPGRYKDYTDPTGRLYYICNQFDGVPIYFRCPVNNVFNALTQVCEVSSNPKRLQCTWIQILLGKTPNPSGDGTTYIDCTDPSLGPRIVACSAGLFSPILMCCYDTAANVCFLS; this is encoded by the exons ATGTTGATTCGGGACAAATTCGAAAGCAGACTGAATGTATCGTTTGCgaatatgaaaattttcgagatattattcTTG ATAACCTTGATTTGTACACTCTCATCAACCCAACGATGTATATTTCCTGGAAGGTATAAGGACTATACTGATCCAACCGGCAGGCTTTATTACATCTGCAACCAATTTGATGGTGTTCCTATATACTTCAGATGTCCAGTGAATAACGTCTTCAATGCATTAACGCAGGTTTGTGAAGTGTCTAGCAACCCAAAACGACTTCAGTGTACTTGGATTCAGATACTTTTAGGAAAAACGCCTAATCCTTCAGGAGATGGAACCACATATATCGACTGCACCGATCCTTCTTTAGGTCCTAGAATTGTTGCATGTAGTGCTGGCTTGTTCTCCCCAATCCTAATGTGTTGTTACGATACTGCTGCAAATGTTTGTTTTTTATCGTGA